One window of Camelina sativa cultivar DH55 chromosome 4, Cs, whole genome shotgun sequence genomic DNA carries:
- the LOC104781363 gene encoding serine/threonine protein phosphatase 2A 57 kDa regulatory subunit B' epsilon isoform → MFNKIIKLGQKKFNKSDQHHQDNNPSTNNVVRSSRTAPTTASSVSNGESQTTASSPSQTPNHPMFTTTPTLEVLPLLKDVSSSDRPLLFMKKAHMCSCHCDFSDTLIMPREKEIKRQTLLELVDFLHSSSGKVNETMQSELIRMVSANIFRCLPPAHHENTGAPPEGNDPEEEEPYLEPWWPHLQLVYELLLRYVVSSEIEPKTAKKFINHTFVSRLLDLFDSEDPREREYLKTVLHRIYGKFIFHRPFIRCSIYNVFYKFLYETERCIGVGELLEILGSVINGFTVPMREEHRLYLVKAILPLHKSKSISIYHQQLSYCVTQFVEKDYKLADSVIRGLLKFWPLTNCQKEVLFLGELEEVLDATEPSEFQQCVVPLFTQIGKCLNSAHFQVAERALFLWNNEHIVGLIAQNKDVIFPIIFEALERNMKGHWNQAVHGLSENVRRMFLEMDTDLFEECEKQHAENEAKACVMLEQRELTWKKLEEAASLAA, encoded by the exons atgttcaacaaaatcattaaactGGGTCAgaaaaaattcaacaaatcagATCAACACCACCAAGATAACAACCCTTCCACCAACAACGTCGTCCGCAGCAGCCGCACTGCACCCACCACCGCATCCTCTGTTTCGAATGGCGAGTCTCAAACGAcggcttcttctccttctcagaCACCAAACCACCCAATGTTCACAACAACGCCGACCCTCGAAGTGCTTCCTCTGTTAAAAGACGTGTCTTCCTCAGATCGGCCTCTCCTCTTCATGAAGAAGGCTCACATGTGTTCTTGCCATTGTGATTTCTCTGATACTCTGATAATGCCACGTGAGAAAGAGATCAAAAGGCAGACGCTTCTTGAATTGGTTGATTTCCTTCACTCTTCCTCTGGTAAAGTCAATGAGACGATGCAGAGTGAGCTTATACGAATGGTTTCAGCTAACATATTCCGGTGTCTCCCACCTGCGCATCATGAGAACACTGGAGCTCCTCCTGAAGGGAATgatcctgaagaagaagagccttATCTTGAGCCATGGTGGCCTCATTTGCAGCTCGTTTACGAGCTTCTTTTGCGGTACGTCGTGTCTTCCGAAATCGAGCCTAAGACTGCGAAAAAGTTCATCAATCACACCTTTGTCTCGAGGTTACTTGATTTGTTTGACTCTGAGGATCCTAGGGAGAGGGAGTATTTGAAAACTGTGCTTCATAGGATCTACGGCAAGTTTATATTTCACCGCCCTTTTATCAGGTGTTCGATTTATAACGTTTTCTACAAGTTCTTGTATGAGACTGAGAGGTGCATTGGTGTTGGTGAGTTGTTGGAGATCCTAGGAAGTGTGATCAATGGGTTTACAGTACCTATGAGAGAGGAGCATAGGTTGTATCTTGTGAAAGCTATTTTGCCACTACATAAGTCTAAGAGTATCTCCATCTACCACCAGCAGTTGTCGTATTGCGTGACACAGTTTGTGGAGAAGGATTACAAGTTGGCTGATTCCGTGATCCGAGGCTTGTTGAAGTTTTGGCCGCTTACGAATTGTCAAAAGGAGGTTCTGTTCTTGGGAGAGTTGGAAGAAGTCTTGGATGCTACAGAGCCCTCTGAGTTTCAGCAATGTGTTGTTCCTCTGTTTACTCAGATTGGGAAATGTCTTAATAGCGCACACTTCCAG GTGGCAGAGAGAGCTCTTTTCTTGTGGAACAATGAACATATCGTAGGCTTGATTGCTCAGAACAAAGACGTGATCTTCCCTATAATATTTGAAGCATTGGAGAGGAACATGAAAGGACATTGGAACCAAGCGGTGCACGGTCTATCTGAGAACGTTAGAAGAATGTTTCTTGAGATGGACACTGATCTTTTTGAGGAGTGTGAGAAACAACACGCCGAGAACGAAGCTAAAGCATGCGTAATGTTGGAACAAAGAGAATTGACATGGAAGAAACTTGAAGAAGCTGCTTCTCTAGCTGCTTAA
- the LOC104781364 gene encoding probable cysteine protease RD19D, whose product MVAKALAQLITCTIFFCHVVASIDDMITIRQVTDGGRRVRPTLNLLGTHTESKFQVFMSDYGKSYSTREEYVHRLGIFAKNVLKAAEHQMMDPTAVHGVTQFSDLTEDEFKRMYTGVADVDRGSGVTVGAEAPMVDVEGLPDDFDWREKGGVTEVKNQGACGSCWAFSTTGAAEGAHFVSTGKLLSLSEQQLVDCDKAVCDNGCGGGLMTNAYEYLMEAGGLEEEKSYPYTGKKGQCKFDPAKVAVKVANFTTIPLDENQIAANLVRHGPLAVGLNAVFMQTYIGGVSCPLICSKRKINHGVLLVGYGSKGFSILRLSNKPYWIIKNSWGKKWGEDGYYKLCRGHDICGINSMVSAVATQVSS is encoded by the exons ATGGTGGCTAAAGCCTTAGCACAGCTAATAACATGCACCATCTTCTTCTGCCACGTCGTAGCTTCCATAGATGACATGATCACCATACGCCAAGTCACGGACGGTGGTCGTCGAGTACGCCCGACTCTGAATCTACTCGGAACCCACACGGAGAGCAAGTTCCAGGTTTTTATGTCCGATTACGGCAAGAGCTACTCCACTAGGGAGGAGTACGTCCACCGCCTTGGGATATTCGCCAAAAACGTCCTCAAGGCGGCTGAGCACCAGATGATGGACCCCACCGCCGTCCATGGAGTCACGCAGTTCTCTGACCTCACGGAAGATGAGTTCAAGCGGATGTACACTGGAGTAGCCGATGTGGACCGCGGCAGTGGCGTTACAGTTGGAGCGGAGGCACCAATGGTTGATGTTGAGGGATTGCCTGATGATTTTGACTGGAGGGAGAAAGGTGGAGTTACCGAGGTCAAGAATCAA GGTGCATGTGGATCGTGCTGGGCATTTAGCACAACAGGAGCAGCTGAAGGAGCCCATTTTGTCTCCACCGGGAAGCTCCTCAGTCTTAGCGAACAACAACTTGTCGATTGTGATAAAGCGGTCTGT GACAATGGATGTGGTGGGGGACTCATGACAAATGCCTACGAGTATTTGATGGAAGCAGGAGGCTTAGAAGAGGAAAAATCCTATCCTTACACTGGTAAAAAAGGCCAGTGCAAGTTCGATCCTGCGAAGGTTGCGGTAAAAGTAGCGAACTTCACCACTATACCACTAGATGAGAATCAAATCGCAGCAAATTTAGTTCGACATGGTCCCTTAGCAG TGGGATTAAACGCGGTGTTCATGCAGACGTATATAGGAGGAGTGTCGTGTCCGCTTATATGCAGCAAGAGAAAGATTAACCACGGGGTACTTCTTGTTGGGTACGGTTCAAAAGGGTTTTCGATCTTGCGGCTTAGTAATAAACCCTATTGGATTATCAAGAACTCATGGGGGAAAAAGTGGGGAGAGGATGGGTACTACAAGCTGTGTCGTGGCCATGATATATGTGGGATTAACTCAATGGTCTCTGCGGTAGCCACCCAAGTCTCGTCCTAG
- the LOC104781365 gene encoding patatin-like protein 7, whose amino-acid sequence MHRVRNKPTATASVKHLIKQRGGATTTEASKSAANDDIMQEEEEEEPSIDTDKLSYEIFSILESKFLFGYSDEPKTKPEPANSAGSVKNQRGKICILSIDGGGMRGILPGKALAYLEHALKSKSGDPNARIADYFDVAAGSGIGGIYTAMLFGSRDGYRPIFTADDTWQFLTKNAKGLYGRGRGRGGILKRVMMRTTGSAKLNKVMKESFAELSLKDTLKPVLIPCYDLKSSAPFLFSRADALETDGFDFRLWEVCRATCAEPGVFDPLVMKSVDGRTECVAVGGGLAMSNPTAAAITHVLHNKQEFPFVRGVEDLLVLSLGMGQLLHVSYEYDRVIKWTAKHWARPAALISNDAAADTVDQAVAMAFGHCRSSNYVRIQANGSSFGPCSPNIDTDPSGSNVNMLVGVAEEMLKQKNVESVLFGGKRIDEQSNFEKLDWLAGELVLEHQRRNCRIAPTVAFKQSVHRADQKTRDNDIGVTARER is encoded by the exons ATGCATAGAGTACGCAATAAACCCACCGCCACTGCTTCCGTTAAGCATTTAATCAAACAGAGAGGCGGAGCTACTACTACGGAGGCTTCTAAGTCGGCGGCGAATGATGATATTatgcaggaggaggaggaggaggaacctaGCATCGATACAGACAAACTCAGCTACGAGATTTTCTCCATTCTTGAGAGCAAGTTTCTTTTCGGGTACAGCGACGAGCCCAAAACCAAACCCGAACCCGCTAATTCGGCTGGGTCGGTCAAGAACCAGAGAGGTAAAATATGTATCCTGAGCATCGACGGGGGTGGGATGAGAGGGATTTTGCCCGGCAAGGCTTTGGCTTACCTTGAGCACGCTCTGAAATCGAAATCGGGTGACCCGAATGCTCGGATCGCCGATTACTTTGATGTAGCCGCCGGGTCCGGTATTGGTGGGATTTACACAGCGATGCTCTTCGGGTCAAGAGACGGTTACCGTCCCATCTTCACAGCCGATGACACGTGGCAGTTCCTCACCAAAAACGCCAAGGGTCTTTACGGACGAGGACGAGGACGAGGGGGGATCTTGAAACGGGTCATGATGAGAACCACCGGGTCGGCCAAGTTGAACAAAGTGATGAAGGAGTCTTTCGCGGAGCTCAGCTTAAAGGACACGCTTAAGCCCGTGCTTATACCTTGCTACGACCTCAAAAGCTCTGCGCCGTTTCTCTTCTCACGCGCCGACGCACTTGAGACGGACGGCTTTGACTTTAGGCTCTGGGAGGTTTGTAGAGCTACTTGCGCTGAGCCGGGTGTTTTTGACCCGTTGGTGATGAAGTCCGTTGATGGTCGCACCGAGTGCGTGGCCGTTGGTGGAGGATTAGCCATGAGCAACCCCACGGCCGCTGCAATCACGCACGTGCTCCACAACAAGCAGGAGTTTCCCTTTGTGCGAGGAGTTGAGGATCTGCTTGTGCTCTCTCTTGGCATGGGTCAGTTGCTTCACGTTAGCTATGAATACGACCGGGTTATCAAGTGGACGGCTAAGCACTGGGCTCGCCCCGCGGCTCTTATTTCTAATGACGCTGCTGCTGACACCGTTGATCAAGCTGTGGCCATGGCTTTTGGTCACTGCCGCAGTAGTAACTATGTTCGCATTCAG GCGAATGGGTCGAGCTTTGGACCTTGTAGTCCAAACATAGACACCGACCCTAGTGGGAGCAATGTGAATATGCTGGTGGGAGTAGCGGAGGAGATGCTGAAGCAAAAGAATGTAGAATCGGTTTTGTTTGGAGGTAAAAGAATCGATGAACAAAGCAATTTCGAGAAGCTAGACTGGTTAGCCGGGGAGCTTGTTCTCGAGCATCAAAGGAGAAACTGCAGAATCGCTCCAACCGTAGCTTTCAAGCAATCCGTCCATAGGGCGGATCAGAAGACAAGGGACAATGATATTGGTGTGACCgcaagagaaagatga